In one Dama dama isolate Ldn47 chromosome 5, ASM3311817v1, whole genome shotgun sequence genomic region, the following are encoded:
- the LOC133055809 gene encoding ubiquitin-conjugating enzyme E2 D3-like → MFHWQATVMGPSDSPYQGGVFFLTIHFPTDYPFKPPKVAFTTRIYHPNINSNGSICLNILRSQWSPALTISKVLLSICSLLCDPNPDDPLVPEIARIYKTDRDKYNRVSREWTQKYAM, encoded by the coding sequence ATGTTTCATTGGCAAGCCACAGTTATGGGACCTAGTGACAGTCCATATCAAGGCGGTGTATTCTTTTTGACAATTCATTTTCCTACAGACTACCCCTTCAAACCACCTAAGGTTGCATTTACAACAAGAATttatcatccaaatattaacagtAATGGCAGTATTTGTCTCAATATTCTAAGATCACAGTGGTCTCCTGCTTTAACTATTTCTAAAGTTCTTTTATCCATTTGTTCACTGCTATGTGATCCAAACCCAGATGACCCCCTAGTGCCAGAGATTGCAcgaatatataaaacagacagaGATAAGTACAACAGAGTATCTCGGGAATGGACTCAGAAATATGCCATGTGA